A segment of the Flavobacteriales bacterium genome:
CCGGAAGGCGCATTGGCCTTGCTCGGATCCAGCATGATCGGCCTGGTGCCCGGCATGCTGCTCTTGATGGCCGCTTGGGCCCTCGTGGTAGCGATGGCGCATGAATACCTGCGCGCGTACCACCTCGGCGAGCATCAGGTGCTCAGTTCAGGCGACATCATCAAACGCGGCCTCGCGCAGATCGGCCCCTACCTCGGCGCGAGCCCGCTCTCCGGGCTGCTCGTGCTGCTCGGCCTGATCCTGTGCGTGCTGCCTGCGATCTATCCAGCCACCGTGCTCTCGCTCGTCTTGGCCGCGCATGCCATTGAGCGCACCGGAGGGGCAGGGTCGCTGAGCCGGTCGAATCAATTGGTGAGCGGTGATTTCTGGCCCACGCTGGGGCTCGCGATCGTGATGGTCATCATCAAGTCCATCATTGATCAAGTGCTGGTCCTGCCCTTCACCATCGCAGGCCTGGTGATCGGCGTGAATGCCGGACTGGAATCGGCCACGGGCGGCGGCCCTTTGGAATTGCCGGCGTGGATCAGCGCCTTCAATGCGGTCAGCACGGCGGTGCAATGGTGCGTGCAGATGCTCACCTACCCGGTGATCGCGGTCGCCTATATGCTGAAGTACTTCAGCCGCGTGGAAGAGACCGAGGGCATCGGGCTCAAGGAGAAGATCGCGGGCTTCGATCAGGTGTAGCGGATGCGGGCGCTCTCGCTGCTCATCGGGCTCTTGCTGGCGGTTGCCCCGGCCTTCGCCAACGCGCCTGCCGACAGCCTGGCACCCGATGAGCGCCCGGAGATGCGGTCATTCAGCGCTGAGCGGATCGATGCGCTGCGCGCCGAGATCGACTACGACACCGACCTGCGCCGGGCACCGAGCCTCTGGGACCGCTTCAAGCAATGGCTCTTCGACTGGCTGCAGCGCATCCTGGGCACCAAGGCCGGCGGCTTCGTCATCGATAACCTCATCTACCTGATCAGCCTCCTGGCCATCATCACCGCCATCGTGGTGCTGAGCCGCAACGGCCTGCGCAACATCTTCCACGGCGCGCCGCGAAGCGTTGGGCAGGTGACCAGTGCCGATGAGGACATCAGGGAGATGGACCTTCCGGCGCTGATCGCTCAGGCCGAGGAAGCGGCGGACTGGCGCGGCGCCATCCGCCTGCATTACCTGCAGGTGCTGCGCAAGCTGGTGGATCAGGGCCTGCTCAACTGGAGCCCTGAGCGCACCGACCGCGATTACATGCGGCAGCTGAAGGATCCTGCGATGCGCGCGCGCTTCGCGAATGCCGCGCTCATCTTCCAATGGGTTTGGTACGGCCATGCCGAAGTGGACCGCGAGCGCTACGCCTCGTTCCGGCGGCCCTTCGTTGAATTCGAGCAAGCACCGGCGCGATGAACCGATTCGAGAAACGGCTGCTGATCGGGCTGGGAACGCTGATCCTGCTGCTGGCCGTGCTCGAATCGCTCGCCCCCAAGCCGATGGATTGGTCATGGTCGTTCTCGAGGCACCACAAGTCGCCATACGGCGCCAAGCATCTCTACGAGCGCCTGCCCGACCTCTTCCCCGAGGTTCGCGCCCTCACCGACCCGCTCGTGACCACGGCGGATGGCCGCTTGTACGATGAGCTTCCAGTGAGTGAACCGGTGAATCATGTGCTGATCAACGACCACATCGCCATCGATGGATACGCCGCTGAGCGATTGCTGGCCATGGTGGAACTGGGCGATCACATGTTCCTGTCAGCGCATTGGTTCGGCAATGACCTGGCTGATACGCTCCGAGTCGGGGTGGCGCAGGATTTCGGCATCCGGGAGGATACCTGCGACATCCGCTTCGTGGGCGAGCACCGCATGGCTAACGGCGTGTTCCGCTTCGCGCGCGGCTTTCCCGGCGCGCACTTCACCAGCTACGACACGGCACGCACGCGCGTGGTGGCCGTCGATGGCGCCTCTCGTCCCGTGCTGCTGCACATGACCTGGGGCGATGGCCGCATCGTGCTCTGCAGCGCACCGCTCGCCTTCACCAACTACAACCTGCTGAAGGACCGCAACGCGCAGTTCGCTGCTGCGGCGCTGAGCCTGTTGCCGCCGCGTCCGCTGTGGTGGGATGAGTATCAGAAGGCCGGCCGCAGGGAGAACACCTCGCTTTTCCGCTTCATCCTGAGCCAGCCAGGGCTCAAATGGGCCTACTACCTCGCGCTCATCCTGCTCCTGCTCTTCGCACTGGTGTATGTGCGCCGCCAGCAGCGTGCCATTCCGGTGATCGAGCCGCCGCGCAACGCCAGCCGCGAGCTCGCGGATACCATCGGCCGCTTGTACTGGCACAAGGGCGATCATGCCGGCATCGCGCGCTC
Coding sequences within it:
- a CDS encoding DUF4129 domain-containing protein, yielding MRALSLLIGLLLAVAPAFANAPADSLAPDERPEMRSFSAERIDALRAEIDYDTDLRRAPSLWDRFKQWLFDWLQRILGTKAGGFVIDNLIYLISLLAIITAIVVLSRNGLRNIFHGAPRSVGQVTSADEDIREMDLPALIAQAEEAADWRGAIRLHYLQVLRKLVDQGLLNWSPERTDRDYMRQLKDPAMRARFANAALIFQWVWYGHAEVDRERYASFRRPFVEFEQAPAR